From a single Planctellipticum variicoloris genomic region:
- a CDS encoding TraR/DksA family transcriptional regulator: protein MPRKDALVRLHARLVAQRNALREKISDEMGLAFLDDDGINDIGETASQVERAELHTQLAALESRELEEIDFAITMIREGRYGTCQRCQKPIPVARLQALPSATTCVECQRRSEESGGAEGVEENWAGAMEYERRGMDEEPELLEFEEIES, encoded by the coding sequence ATGCCGCGAAAAGATGCTCTGGTTCGACTCCACGCTCGTCTTGTCGCACAGCGGAATGCGCTGCGAGAAAAGATCTCGGATGAGATGGGATTGGCGTTTCTGGACGACGACGGAATTAACGATATTGGCGAAACCGCCAGCCAGGTGGAACGGGCGGAACTTCACACGCAACTCGCCGCTCTGGAGAGTCGCGAGCTGGAAGAGATTGATTTTGCCATCACAATGATCCGTGAAGGCCGTTACGGAACCTGCCAGCGCTGCCAGAAGCCTATACCGGTAGCGCGGCTGCAGGCTCTGCCGTCCGCCACGACCTGCGTCGAGTGTCAGCGGCGGTCGGAAGAATCCGGTGGCGCTGAAGGGGTCGAAGAGAACTGGGCGGGCGCCATGGAGTATGAACGCCGGGGAATGGACGAAGAACCGGAACTGCTGGAGTTCGAAGAAATCGAATCCTGA
- a CDS encoding trypsin-like peptidase domain-containing protein — translation MRQRSLIWIASGALAAGTLLGAGLMCLWGESRLQADALDRDAAERAYQDLAGEMGPLQLGSQHLAKIAALTTPSVVHIQSERQSQSRGKIEETGSGVILASTKAEGFYVVTNRHVIDGATLPNITISLNDGREIHPDRVWQDAATDVAVMKISASGVVAAKWGDSNQIEIGNMVLALGSPFGLSRSVTFGIISAKGRRSLRLGAAEVLNQDFLQTDAAINPGNSGGPLIDLQGRVIGINTAIASSGGGNEGIGFSIPCNLAQRVMEQLLEHGAVQRAYLGVRLDPAFDSKTAARLRLDRVQGSRVTEVYPNSPASRTNLQFDDVILTFDGIEIQDENHLINLVSLTAIGKEIRLTVWRGGRKLTLKIVLTDRKEMPQQTSEAPSEPGMGVPIRQMGLTVHPLDGDLAEQLGFERDTQGLLVLKIDQDSPLASDLKLYDLIENIGQMPVKNVADLQFALEQSSSSASVLLKVSRGGRKEPVGQLVVWRR, via the coding sequence ATGAGACAGCGATCGCTGATCTGGATCGCGAGTGGAGCCCTGGCCGCCGGCACGCTGCTGGGAGCCGGGCTGATGTGCCTGTGGGGGGAGAGCCGGTTGCAGGCCGACGCCCTCGACAGGGATGCCGCCGAACGCGCTTACCAGGATCTGGCCGGTGAGATGGGGCCGCTGCAACTCGGGAGCCAGCATCTGGCGAAGATTGCCGCCCTGACGACGCCCAGCGTCGTGCACATCCAGAGCGAACGCCAGTCGCAGTCCCGGGGGAAGATCGAAGAGACCGGCTCCGGCGTGATCCTGGCGAGCACCAAGGCGGAAGGCTTTTACGTCGTCACCAACCGGCACGTGATCGACGGCGCAACACTCCCGAATATCACGATTTCTCTCAACGACGGTCGCGAGATTCACCCGGATCGGGTCTGGCAGGATGCCGCCACCGACGTGGCCGTGATGAAAATCTCCGCCAGCGGCGTGGTCGCGGCCAAATGGGGCGACAGCAACCAGATCGAAATCGGAAATATGGTGCTGGCGCTGGGAAGCCCGTTCGGGCTGAGCCGATCGGTCACTTTCGGCATCATCAGCGCCAAAGGGCGTCGGAGCCTGCGACTGGGGGCGGCGGAAGTTCTGAATCAGGACTTCCTGCAGACCGACGCGGCGATCAATCCGGGCAACAGCGGGGGACCGCTGATCGATCTGCAGGGGCGGGTGATCGGGATCAACACCGCGATCGCTAGCAGCGGCGGCGGGAACGAGGGGATTGGCTTCAGCATCCCCTGCAATCTCGCGCAGCGCGTGATGGAGCAGCTCCTCGAACATGGCGCCGTCCAGCGGGCCTATCTGGGGGTCAGGCTCGATCCTGCGTTCGACAGCAAGACGGCGGCGCGCCTGCGGCTCGATCGCGTCCAGGGGTCCCGCGTCACCGAGGTCTATCCCAATTCGCCGGCATCGCGGACGAACTTGCAGTTCGACGATGTCATCCTGACCTTTGACGGCATCGAGATTCAGGACGAGAACCATCTGATTAACCTGGTCAGCCTGACTGCGATCGGCAAAGAGATTCGACTGACGGTCTGGCGCGGCGGCCGGAAGCTGACGCTCAAAATCGTACTGACCGACCGGAAAGAGATGCCGCAGCAGACGAGCGAGGCGCCTTCTGAGCCGGGGATGGGAGTCCCGATCCGGCAGATGGGGCTGACCGTTCATCCGCTGGACGGGGACCTGGCCGAGCAACTGGGATTCGAGCGCGACACGCAGGGGTTGCTGGTGCTCAAGATCGATCAGGACAGCCCGCTGGCGTCCGACCTCAAGTTGTACGACCTGATCGAGAACATCGGGCAGATGCCGGTCAAGAACGTCGCCGATCTGCAGTTTGCTCTGGAGCAATCGAGTTCCAGCGCGAGCGTGCTGCTCAAGGTCAGCCGCGGCGGTCGGAAGGAGCCGGTCGGCCAGCTCGTCGTCTGGCGCCGCTGA